The sequence below is a genomic window from Phycisphaerales bacterium AB-hyl4.
TGACGTCGATGATGACACGGTCGATCTCAGCGACGTGCCCGACCGACCGGCCGTCGAAGCGATCGACGCCCCCGCCCAGTTGGACGCGAGCGGCGATGGCCAGGGCGACGGCGACGGCGATGGCGAAGGCGGCGGCAAGAAACGGCGTCGGCGTCGGCGACGGCGCGGCGGCCGCGGTCGCAACCGCTCGGATGACGACGGCTCAACGCCATCGACAGACGATCGCGAAGCGTCGGCGCAGGACCGTGCCAAAGATACCGCCGACGACACCGTTGACGATGAAGCACCGTCGCAGCCGAAGAAAAGGTCGCCCAAACAGGCTTCACGCACGCGATCGAAGCAAACCAGCGACACGACCGCTGACGAAGGCCCCACTGACAAAGCCGCGCCGCAGACCGAGGAGGCCGACGGCAATGCCAATGCCAATGCCGGTGAGGGCACGGGCGAGGGCGAAGGGGAAGGCGCGGGCACGGGCAAGAAGCGTCGGCGACGTCGCGGTGGCCGCAGCCGACGCCGCGGAAAGCAGTCCGCCGAGGCCAACGGCGACGGCCAGCCATCCGATGGCAACCGGGCTGACGGCAATCAAGCTGACGGCAATCGGGCTGACGGAAAACAGGCCGATGGTAATCAGGCCCAAAGCAAGCCGGCCGACGATAAGTCGACTGACAGCAAGCCGAGCGGCGGTAACCAGGGCAACGCCGATCGCCCCAAGCCGGCCGCGACCCCGACCGTCGGCTCGGGCTACAGCAACAAGATCATCGAATCGAGAGCAAGTGAGAACGCATGAGCGACGCCGACGCCCGCAAGCTGATCGTGCTGGGCTCGACCGGGTCCATCGGCGTCAATACGCTGAACGTGGTCGAACACCTCCGCCGCACCCGCGCTGCCACCATTGAAGTGGTCGGCCTTGCGGCGTCGCGCTCCAGCACGAAACTCATCGAGCAGGCGAAACAGCACCACGTACGCCACATTGCCGTCGCCGACCCTGCCATTGCCGACGAGGTCCGCGCCGCCCTGCCCGATGCGAAGGTATACGTCGGCGACGCGGCCGCCGAAACGCTTGTACGAGAAGTCGAAGCGACTGATGTCGCCGCCGCCGTCGTTGGCTCGGCAGGTCTGCCTGCCACACTCGCCGCGGTGCAACTCGGTCGGCGGGTCAGCCTCGCCAATAAGGAAACACTCGTCGCCGCCGGCATGCTCGTCACGCCGTTGGTCCGTGAGCACGGCGCTCAACTGCTGCCTGTCGACTCGGAACATTCAGCGATCTTTCAATGTCTTGCCGAGCACCCCCGCCGCGAGGTGAAGCGGATCGTGCTCACTGCCTCGGGCGGGCCGTTTCGCACCGCGGACAAGACAACAATCGAAAACGCTACCGTGGAGCAAGCGCTCAAACATCCGACCTGGACGATGGGCCGAAAGATCACCATCGACTCGGCGACGATGATGAATAAGGCGCTGGAAATCATCGAAGCGCACTGGCTGTTCGGCCTCGCGGGTGAGAAGATCGATGTGATCGTGCACCCGCAGTCGATCGTGCACAGCTTCGTCGAGTTCGTCGACCACAATGTGCTCGCGCAGCTCGGCTCGCCGGACATGCGCGGGCCGATCCAGTACGCCCTGACCTGGCCTGACCGCCCCGTCGGGTGTAGCGAGGCGATGGACTGGTCGGCGCTCAGCCAGTTGACGTTCGAGCCGCCGGACCTTGAGCGGTTCCCCGCGTTGAAGCTGGCCTACGATGTAATCGACGCCGGCGGCACGGCCGGGGCCGTCTTCAACGCCGCCAACGAAGCGGCGGTGCAGGCGTTCCTCGAACGGCAGGTCCGTTTCGGTCGTATTGTGGAACTGGTGACCGAAGCCCTCGCCGCCATCGAGCCCGAGCCGGTCG
It includes:
- the dxr gene encoding 1-deoxy-D-xylulose-5-phosphate reductoisomerase, whose protein sequence is MSDADARKLIVLGSTGSIGVNTLNVVEHLRRTRAATIEVVGLAASRSSTKLIEQAKQHHVRHIAVADPAIADEVRAALPDAKVYVGDAAAETLVREVEATDVAAAVVGSAGLPATLAAVQLGRRVSLANKETLVAAGMLVTPLVREHGAQLLPVDSEHSAIFQCLAEHPRREVKRIVLTASGGPFRTADKTTIENATVEQALKHPTWTMGRKITIDSATMMNKALEIIEAHWLFGLAGEKIDVIVHPQSIVHSFVEFVDHNVLAQLGSPDMRGPIQYALTWPDRPVGCSEAMDWSALSQLTFEPPDLERFPALKLAYDVIDAGGTAGAVFNAANEAAVQAFLERQVRFGRIVELVTEALAAIEPEPVESLETILDADRKARAFVAQRIRTTPSAVS